From Eleftheria terrae, the proteins below share one genomic window:
- a CDS encoding AraC family transcriptional regulator, whose protein sequence is MKPSSHGLPAHAAAGIAHSVHLPDLEAAVELTGAHLRTVNEGWRYPWHDHACFELNLVTAGEQRTALASGELHQRPGDLLLFAPFDAHSSRNAGSGALSYFCLHFDLDDPLLRQMLCRSGTRLFVAGSPIARALTPKLQRLIELAQATPPPGTDAEAQGLQQRLAGLSAWFDVLSTLTACLQDELASHPPVPAARLRLATQLSRWIEQQVQDPGCEQSLQALVARLGYSASHIHHLFREVFGMAPQQYRTRLKHRRARLLLQDATLTVRAVAEALGYDDMAHFSRQFKRWEGVSPLQFRQRAA, encoded by the coding sequence ATGAAACCTTCCTCACACGGCCTGCCGGCCCATGCCGCCGCCGGCATCGCACACAGCGTGCACCTGCCCGACCTGGAGGCCGCCGTCGAACTCACGGGGGCCCACCTGCGCACGGTGAATGAAGGCTGGCGCTATCCCTGGCACGACCATGCCTGCTTCGAGCTGAACCTGGTGACAGCGGGCGAGCAGCGCACGGCGCTGGCCTCGGGCGAGCTGCACCAGCGGCCCGGCGACCTGCTGCTGTTTGCCCCTTTCGATGCGCACTCCAGCCGCAATGCCGGCAGCGGCGCGCTGAGCTACTTCTGCCTCCACTTCGACCTGGACGACCCGCTGCTGCGCCAGATGCTGTGCCGCTCCGGCACCCGCCTGTTCGTGGCCGGCAGCCCGATCGCCCGGGCGCTCACGCCCAAGCTGCAGCGGCTGATCGAGCTGGCGCAAGCCACTCCGCCGCCGGGCACCGACGCCGAGGCACAAGGGCTGCAGCAGCGGCTGGCAGGCCTGTCTGCCTGGTTCGACGTGCTGTCCACCCTCACCGCCTGCCTGCAGGACGAGCTGGCCAGCCACCCGCCGGTGCCGGCCGCCCGGCTTCGGCTGGCCACGCAGCTGTCGCGCTGGATCGAGCAGCAGGTGCAAGACCCCGGGTGCGAGCAGAGCCTGCAGGCGCTGGTGGCGCGGCTGGGCTACAGCGCCAGCCACATCCACCACCTGTTCCGCGAGGTCTTTGGCATGGCGCCGCAGCAGTACCGCACCCGGCTCAAGCACCGGCGCGCGCGGCTGCTGCTGCAGGATGCAACGCTGACCGTCCGCGCGGTGGCCGAGGCGCTGGGCTATGACGACATGGCGCACTTCAGCCGGCAATTCAAGCGCTGGGAGGGCGTGTCGCCGCTGCAGTTCCGGCAGCGAGCGGCCTGA
- a CDS encoding entericidin A/B family lipoprotein, whose translation MKTRFLTLLSALMAAMFTLSACNTMQGVGKDVERGGEKLQDKAQETKKKM comes from the coding sequence ATGAAAACCCGTTTCCTGACCCTTCTGTCCGCCCTGATGGCCGCCATGTTCACTCTCAGCGCCTGCAACACGATGCAAGGCGTGGGCAAGGACGTCGAGCGGGGAGGCGAGAAGCTGCAAGACAAGGCACAAGAAACTAAGAAAAAAATGTAA
- a CDS encoding FAD-dependent monooxygenase — MQADLHIAVVGAGPAGLALALLAQRELPRARLCVFDARDAAHDVSGDPRTLALSLGSVQLLQRLGVWSPAAAQPIRRVHVSQQQASALPGPWAEAEVEIDAGKEGVPLLGAVLSYGALVAPLQRAWDQAVLAEPHRLASRYGTRVRGLKPLDGGAEVDADIAERFDLVVVAEGGVFAEQARKPLSRDYRQVAWVGQVEVDGLPEGTAFERFTSHGPAALLPLGPGRAALVWCVPNDDDPVAPLDDAQRVAVINHVMPERAGRITGISPLKRFPLGLNAEHSLSQGRVVRIGNAAQTLHPVAGQGLNLGLRDAFELVRLLGREASVESALRRLELKRAPDRWGTIATTDFLARSFTWRLPGLAALRGLGMAALQRLGPAKSLLARQMMFGRR; from the coding sequence ATGCAAGCTGACCTTCACATTGCCGTCGTCGGTGCCGGGCCGGCCGGCCTGGCGCTGGCCCTGCTGGCGCAACGCGAGCTGCCGCGGGCCCGGCTCTGCGTCTTCGACGCCCGGGATGCCGCGCACGACGTGAGCGGCGATCCGCGCACGCTGGCCCTGTCGCTCGGCAGCGTCCAGCTGCTGCAGCGGCTGGGCGTCTGGTCGCCGGCGGCGGCACAGCCGATCCGCCGCGTGCATGTGTCGCAGCAGCAGGCCAGCGCCCTGCCCGGCCCCTGGGCCGAGGCCGAGGTGGAGATCGATGCGGGCAAGGAAGGCGTGCCCCTGCTCGGCGCCGTGCTGAGCTATGGCGCCCTCGTGGCGCCGCTGCAGCGCGCCTGGGACCAGGCCGTGCTGGCCGAGCCGCATCGCCTGGCCAGCCGATATGGCACCCGGGTGCGCGGCCTCAAGCCGCTGGACGGCGGCGCCGAGGTGGATGCCGACATTGCCGAGCGTTTCGACCTGGTGGTGGTGGCCGAAGGCGGCGTGTTCGCCGAGCAGGCCCGCAAGCCGCTCAGCCGCGATTACCGCCAGGTCGCCTGGGTCGGGCAGGTGGAGGTGGACGGCCTGCCCGAGGGCACCGCCTTCGAGCGCTTCACCTCGCACGGTCCGGCAGCGCTGCTGCCGCTCGGGCCCGGCCGGGCCGCGCTGGTCTGGTGCGTGCCGAACGACGACGACCCGGTGGCACCGCTCGACGACGCGCAACGCGTGGCCGTGATCAACCACGTCATGCCAGAGCGAGCCGGGCGCATCACCGGCATCTCGCCGCTCAAGCGCTTTCCGCTCGGCCTCAATGCCGAGCATTCGCTGTCGCAAGGCCGGGTGGTGCGCATCGGCAATGCCGCGCAAACGCTGCATCCGGTGGCCGGCCAGGGCCTCAACCTGGGCCTGCGTGACGCCTTCGAGCTGGTGCGGCTGCTGGGCCGCGAGGCCAGCGTGGAGAGCGCCTTGCGCCGGCTCGAGCTCAAGCGCGCGCCCGACCGCTGGGGCACCATCGCCACCACCGACTTCCTGGCACGCAGCTTCACCTGGCGGCTGCCGGGGCTGGCTGCCCTGCGCGGCCTCGGCATGGCGGCATTGCAGCGGCTCGGTCCGGCCAAGTCGCTGCTGGCCCGGCAGATGATGTTCGGCCGCCGCTGA
- a CDS encoding glycoside hydrolase family 52 protein, which produces MTEHDAFNAHHAPLGAFASFTLGHPGASGGFDLERAAPPCVPVYIGLERNNVVTAGATRFDLLPFTGDAVAADAVLRYAVSDDTPARAGTLATWPLAAVDREFSLAADRWRCGDLGFTLYSPVVGAPDLREAPLVAQRAALVPAVRAELVIDNRHGHKPRRAFIGIDGSDPCRGLRHLRSGTLVGVAQGGETAIVTEAPGAWSGIGFDAAGVLLESRAGNRDSFLGNTGLVVVEAPPGHVSRFRFALCFYRQGMVTTGLQARYWYTRLFDNIEAVARHALLNFDDAVVAAARDDARWRAAAGLNEHQRFLLAQAVHSYYGSTQLLEHDGQPLWVVNEGEYRMINTFDLQVDHLFFELAKHPWAVRDTLELYRRRYSYEDQVRLPGESVEHPGGLAFTHDMGVANNFAPAGRSSYERAGLNGCFSYMSHEQLLNWVLCAAAYAQASGDDVWLLQQRATLQRCLASLQQRDHPEPALRDGLMGADSSRCDGGSEITTYDSLDASLGQARANSYLGGKTWAAHVLLQHLLQRLGDAEGAGQAATQARLAAQTLCAHLQPDGALPAVLEPASPGWAARVIPVIEGLVYPWHAGCREALALDGPHAELLQVLRQHLQAVLKPGVCLFPDGGWKLSSTSGNSWLSKIFLCQHVARAILGLPWQAEGLAADAAHAGWLKDPANSRWAFSDQVDSGRVVGSRYYPRGVTAWLWLDERGLAGPPP; this is translated from the coding sequence ATGACAGAACACGACGCCTTCAACGCCCACCACGCGCCGCTGGGAGCCTTCGCCAGCTTCACCCTGGGTCACCCGGGTGCCAGCGGCGGCTTCGACCTGGAGCGCGCGGCGCCGCCGTGCGTGCCGGTCTACATCGGGCTGGAGCGCAACAATGTCGTGACCGCGGGCGCCACCCGCTTCGACCTGCTGCCCTTCACCGGCGATGCGGTGGCGGCCGACGCGGTCCTGCGCTACGCCGTGTCGGACGACACGCCGGCCCGTGCCGGCACCCTGGCCACCTGGCCGTTGGCGGCAGTGGACCGCGAGTTCTCGCTGGCTGCCGATCGATGGCGCTGCGGCGACCTCGGCTTCACCCTCTACAGCCCGGTGGTGGGTGCGCCGGACCTGCGGGAGGCGCCATTGGTGGCCCAGCGAGCCGCGCTGGTCCCGGCGGTGCGGGCCGAGCTGGTGATCGACAACCGCCACGGGCACAAGCCGCGCAGGGCCTTCATTGGCATTGATGGCAGCGACCCATGCCGCGGCCTGCGCCACCTGCGCTCGGGCACCCTGGTGGGCGTGGCCCAGGGAGGCGAGACGGCCATCGTCACCGAGGCGCCCGGGGCCTGGAGCGGCATCGGTTTCGATGCCGCCGGCGTGCTGCTGGAGAGCCGGGCCGGCAACCGCGACAGTTTCCTCGGCAACACCGGGCTGGTGGTGGTGGAAGCGCCGCCCGGCCATGTGAGCCGCTTCCGCTTCGCCCTCTGCTTCTATCGCCAGGGGATGGTGACCACCGGCCTGCAGGCGCGCTACTGGTACACGCGGCTGTTCGACAACATCGAGGCGGTGGCGCGGCACGCGCTGTTGAACTTCGACGATGCGGTGGTCGCCGCAGCACGTGACGACGCGCGCTGGCGTGCGGCGGCCGGACTGAACGAGCACCAGCGCTTCCTGCTGGCGCAGGCGGTGCACAGCTACTACGGCAGCACCCAGCTGCTGGAGCACGATGGCCAGCCGCTGTGGGTGGTCAACGAGGGCGAGTACCGCATGATCAACACTTTCGACCTGCAGGTCGACCACCTCTTCTTCGAGCTCGCCAAGCACCCCTGGGCCGTGCGTGACACGCTGGAGCTGTACCGGCGCCGCTACAGCTACGAGGATCAGGTGCGGCTGCCGGGCGAGTCCGTCGAGCATCCCGGCGGCCTGGCCTTCACGCATGACATGGGGGTGGCCAACAATTTCGCACCCGCCGGACGCTCGTCCTACGAGCGAGCCGGCCTGAATGGCTGCTTCTCCTACATGAGCCACGAGCAGCTGCTGAACTGGGTGCTGTGCGCGGCGGCCTATGCCCAGGCCAGCGGCGATGATGTCTGGCTGCTGCAGCAGCGGGCCACCCTGCAGCGCTGCCTGGCGAGCCTGCAGCAGCGCGACCATCCGGAGCCGGCCCTGCGCGACGGCCTGATGGGCGCCGACAGCAGCCGCTGCGACGGTGGCAGCGAGATCACCACTTACGACAGCCTGGACGCCTCGCTCGGCCAGGCGCGAGCCAACAGCTACCTGGGCGGCAAGACCTGGGCCGCCCATGTGCTGTTGCAGCACCTGCTGCAGCGACTGGGCGATGCCGAGGGGGCCGGCCAGGCCGCCACCCAGGCCCGCCTGGCCGCCCAGACGCTGTGCGCCCATCTGCAGCCCGATGGGGCGCTGCCCGCGGTGCTGGAGCCCGCCTCGCCCGGTTGGGCCGCGCGTGTCATCCCGGTGATCGAAGGCCTGGTCTATCCCTGGCATGCCGGCTGCCGCGAGGCGCTGGCCCTCGACGGCCCGCATGCCGAGCTGCTGCAGGTGCTGAGGCAGCATCTGCAGGCCGTGTTGAAGCCGGGCGTCTGCCTGTTTCCGGACGGCGGCTGGAAGCTGTCGTCCACCAGCGGCAACTCCTGGCTGTCGAAGATCTTCCTGTGCCAGCATGTGGCGCGTGCCATCCTCGGCCTGCCATGGCAGGCGGAAGGCCTGGCGGCCGATGCCGCCCACGCGGGCTGGTTGAAGGACCCGGCCAACAGCCGGTGGGCCTTCTCCGACCAAGTGGACAGCGGCCGCGTGGTCGGCAGCCGCTACTACCCGCGCGGCGTGACGGCCTGGCTCTGGCTCGACGAACGCGGCCTGGCAGGGCCGCCGCCCTGA
- a CDS encoding DUF1328 domain-containing protein gives MLYYAAVFFVIALVAALFGFGGIAAGAAGIAKILFFVFVALTVISFLVGLFKRNR, from the coding sequence ATGCTTTATTACGCTGCCGTGTTTTTTGTCATCGCGCTGGTCGCTGCGCTGTTCGGCTTCGGCGGCATCGCCGCGGGGGCGGCCGGCATCGCCAAGATTCTGTTCTTCGTGTTCGTCGCGCTCACAGTCATTTCGTTCCTGGTGGGTCTCTTCAAGCGCAACAGGTAG
- a CDS encoding sensor histidine kinase: MARLQAARHEVESAAARSGQVPATLLRRLAVLKLAVPITLLLGGTMLWVTEQGYQRLEHMYADLRVSRDFTRELNDLSFLAARVDATQAEYLLARHPDSLARHRATLQDITATRERLAVGAAAGLAEPDMVTVLRYIDGEQAELQRLEALPPQAPPSQVDSQLQPNPVADGTLRDALSKLVMHERERLDKAELAAAVEVRRQRWWSLLSIAFGVLLLILLFQTYRAQLDDEQHMAHRLEQERDRLERAVRERTRELSELATHLQHLAEQEKAHLARELHDELGAILTASKMDVGMLLRRQLEPRQAALDTLRRLQETLERGVQLKRRVIEGLVPTTLRNLGLSAALEVLAEEVEALSGLKIDRHLPEELQCDADRSIAVYRIVQEAFTNVQKHARAQRVELDIEERGDLLYLRLCDDGVGIGPAGMRKLKSHGLRGMKHRVDAFHGRFHIGPGPQGGTELRVELPLRNVPEDEIDTSADDSRPVGAPVPAALREPRRAAA, translated from the coding sequence GTGGCTCGCCTGCAGGCAGCGCGCCACGAAGTGGAGTCGGCCGCGGCGCGTTCCGGCCAGGTGCCGGCCACGCTGCTGCGACGGCTGGCGGTGCTCAAGCTGGCGGTGCCAATCACCCTGCTGTTGGGCGGCACCATGCTGTGGGTCACCGAGCAGGGCTACCAGCGGCTCGAGCACATGTACGCCGACCTGAGGGTTTCACGCGACTTCACGCGCGAGTTGAACGACTTGTCCTTCCTGGCCGCTCGCGTCGACGCGACCCAGGCCGAGTACCTGCTCGCACGCCATCCCGACAGCCTGGCAAGGCACCGGGCGACGCTGCAGGACATCACCGCGACACGCGAACGACTGGCGGTGGGGGCGGCCGCCGGACTGGCGGAGCCCGACATGGTCACGGTGCTGCGCTACATCGACGGCGAGCAGGCCGAGTTGCAGCGGCTGGAAGCCCTGCCGCCACAGGCACCGCCCTCGCAGGTGGACTCCCAGCTGCAGCCCAACCCGGTGGCCGACGGCACGCTGCGAGACGCGCTCAGCAAGCTGGTGATGCATGAGCGTGAGCGGCTCGACAAGGCCGAACTGGCGGCTGCGGTCGAGGTGAGGCGGCAGCGCTGGTGGTCGCTGCTGTCGATTGCCTTCGGCGTGTTGCTGCTGATCCTGCTGTTCCAGACCTACCGTGCCCAGCTCGACGACGAGCAGCACATGGCGCATCGCCTGGAGCAGGAACGCGACCGGCTCGAACGCGCGGTGCGCGAGCGCACACGCGAACTGTCGGAGCTCGCCACCCACCTGCAGCACCTGGCCGAGCAGGAGAAGGCACACCTGGCGCGCGAGCTGCACGACGAGCTGGGCGCCATCCTCACGGCCAGCAAGATGGACGTCGGCATGTTGCTGCGCCGCCAGCTGGAGCCGCGCCAGGCCGCGCTGGACACCTTGCGGCGCCTGCAGGAAACGCTGGAGCGCGGCGTCCAGCTCAAGCGCCGTGTGATCGAAGGCCTGGTGCCGACCACCTTGCGCAATCTCGGGCTGTCCGCGGCGCTCGAGGTGCTGGCCGAGGAGGTCGAGGCGCTGTCCGGCCTGAAGATCGATCGCCACCTGCCGGAGGAACTGCAGTGTGATGCCGACCGCAGCATCGCGGTCTACCGCATCGTGCAGGAGGCGTTCACCAACGTGCAGAAGCACGCGCGGGCGCAGCGGGTCGAGCTGGACATCGAGGAGCGCGGCGACCTGCTCTACCTGCGGCTGTGCGACGACGGCGTCGGCATCGGCCCGGCCGGCATGCGCAAGCTCAAGAGTCACGGGCTGCGCGGCATGAAGCACCGGGTCGACGCTTTCCACGGCCGCTTCCACATCGGCCCGGGCCCGCAGGGCGGTACCGAGCTGCGGGTGGAGCTGCCGCTGCGCAATGTTCCGGAAGACGAGATCGATACCTCCGCAGACGACAGCCGCCCGGTGGGCGCTCCGGTGCCGGCAGCGTTGCGGGAACCGCGCCGCGCGGCGGCCTAG